One region of Natronobacterium texcoconense genomic DNA includes:
- a CDS encoding translation initiation factor IF-5A, which produces MAKQQNEVRDLQEGSYVMIDDAPCKINSYSTAKPGKHGSAKARIEAEGVFDGKKRSLSQPVDAKIWVPIIERKQGQVVSVDGSDMQVMDLETYETLTMRVPEDADPSPDENIEYLEMEDQRKIV; this is translated from the coding sequence ATGGCGAAACAGCAAAACGAAGTTCGCGACCTCCAGGAAGGTAGCTACGTGATGATCGACGATGCGCCGTGTAAGATCAACTCTTACTCGACGGCAAAACCCGGTAAACACGGCAGCGCCAAGGCTCGCATCGAGGCCGAAGGCGTCTTCGACGGGAAGAAGCGCTCGCTCTCCCAGCCAGTCGACGCGAAGATCTGGGTCCCGATCATCGAGCGCAAACAGGGTCAGGTCGTCTCCGTCGACGGCTCGGACATGCAGGTCATGGACCTAGAGACCTACGAGACCCTCACGATGCGCGTCCCCGAGGACGCCGACCCATCGCCCGACGAGAACATCGAATACCTCGAGATGGAAGACCAGCGAAAGATCGTCTAA
- the speB gene encoding agmatinase, translated as MFPGATDERGGSDAGDDTRDGANFVVVGAPLDATTTFQPGTRFGPRRIRTFAETFDDYDRRTDQYFSELGVVDRGDVRAWDDIPEYLEWLEGTLRDAVWDEAVPLLLGGEHTVSLAGARAVEPEVFVCLDAHLDLRDTYDGNDLSHACVTRRILELEGVEEAIILGARTGSEEEWERAEADDVTVVPPEEVADFSFGDRLEGREVYLSVDIDGADPAYAPGTGTMEPFGLEPREMRDVVREVAPQANGFDVVEVNDRDDGQAASLAGKLTREFVFSSVARDEN; from the coding sequence ATGTTTCCCGGGGCGACTGACGAACGCGGGGGGAGCGACGCGGGAGACGATACCCGTGACGGAGCGAACTTCGTGGTCGTCGGTGCGCCTCTGGACGCGACGACGACCTTTCAGCCGGGGACCCGATTCGGCCCCCGGCGCATCCGGACGTTTGCGGAGACGTTCGACGATTACGACCGGCGGACCGACCAGTACTTTTCCGAACTCGGCGTCGTCGACCGTGGCGACGTTCGTGCCTGGGACGACATTCCCGAGTACCTCGAGTGGCTCGAAGGAACCCTGCGAGATGCCGTCTGGGACGAGGCCGTCCCCCTGCTGCTCGGAGGCGAACACACAGTCTCGCTCGCCGGCGCACGCGCCGTCGAACCCGAGGTGTTCGTCTGTCTGGACGCCCACCTCGACCTGCGCGACACCTACGACGGCAACGACCTCTCCCACGCCTGCGTTACCCGACGTATCCTCGAACTCGAGGGCGTCGAGGAGGCGATAATTCTCGGTGCCAGAACCGGCAGCGAGGAGGAGTGGGAGCGAGCCGAAGCGGACGACGTCACCGTCGTTCCCCCCGAGGAGGTCGCCGACTTCTCGTTCGGCGACCGACTCGAGGGCCGCGAGGTCTACCTGAGCGTCGACATCGACGGCGCCGATCCCGCCTACGCGCCGGGAACGGGAACGATGGAGCCGTTCGGCCTCGAGCCCCGCGAGATGCGCGACGTCGTTCGCGAGGTCGCACCGCAGGCAAACGGGTTCGACGTCGTCGAAGTCAACGATCGCGACGACGGACAGGCGGCGTCGCTCGCTGGCAAGTTGACCCGGGAGTTCGTGTTCTCGAGTGTGGCCCGGGACGAGAACTGA
- a CDS encoding bacterio-opsin activator domain-containing protein, translated as MSGGSLTETLHETLSYFGDTGTPLTTTEVADRLELGRRSTYERLERLVDHGELETKKVGASARVWWQPRESIRNSRNRHDELPITFEDLHGFSRALLDATTAEAVGEAVVSKTTTVLDLSGVIVYHYDDEQDRLVPGPRSVDANFMRTEFPVVSLSEESITGHVFEAGETQLYDDVLESPRMQADPAETEMRAGLFVPMEAHGVLVAGSRERGSFDDEARYLIELLATNAVAAYDRVGRERRIDRQREQLAALNNLNDIVRDVTDAIIDRSTRDEIERIVCERLAEAESYEFAWIGDVDSASQTVTLRTEAGVEGYLDDATISVDPDDEHSGGPTGRALRTGEIQTTHDIWNDPRYEPWREVAETYGFRSSAAIPIVNGGTVYGVLNVYADRPHAFEGGEGTVISQLGEIVGHAIVATERKQALMSDEIVELEFRIHDTFDDLGIDVGDPTDVHITLDHTVALEDETYLVYGTAGPNDVDTVERLVETIPHWTDVTFRTEGREVTFEVRLSKPPVLSTIASIGGTVDRAVFEDGDYRMTLHLSPTVNVRRVIDTVQSTYPAAEMVMRRQITRENVDDRVHQVLTSDLTDRQRATLEAAYHAGLFEWPRNATGEEVADSLEIASPTFHQHLRKAQGKVFESLLEQ; from the coding sequence ATGAGTGGGGGATCGCTGACCGAAACGCTTCACGAGACGCTCTCGTACTTCGGCGACACCGGGACACCACTGACGACCACCGAAGTAGCGGATCGTCTCGAACTCGGCCGCCGAAGTACGTACGAACGACTCGAGCGACTCGTCGATCACGGCGAACTCGAGACCAAGAAAGTCGGCGCGAGCGCCAGGGTATGGTGGCAACCTCGAGAGTCGATACGGAACAGCAGGAATCGCCACGACGAACTGCCGATCACCTTCGAGGATCTCCACGGGTTCTCTCGAGCACTGCTCGATGCAACGACGGCCGAAGCAGTCGGGGAGGCAGTCGTCAGTAAAACGACGACCGTTCTCGATCTCTCCGGTGTGATCGTCTATCACTACGACGACGAGCAGGATCGACTGGTTCCCGGCCCGCGATCGGTCGATGCGAATTTCATGCGTACCGAGTTTCCAGTCGTTTCGTTGAGTGAGGAGAGCATTACCGGTCACGTCTTCGAGGCAGGCGAAACCCAACTCTACGACGACGTCCTCGAATCACCGCGAATGCAGGCAGATCCAGCGGAGACCGAAATGCGAGCGGGGCTGTTCGTTCCGATGGAAGCACACGGCGTTCTCGTCGCTGGGTCGCGCGAACGAGGGTCGTTCGACGACGAGGCCCGATATCTGATCGAACTGCTGGCGACGAACGCGGTCGCAGCCTACGACCGCGTCGGGCGTGAACGTCGGATCGATCGACAGCGCGAACAGTTGGCCGCACTCAACAACCTCAACGACATCGTTCGTGACGTCACGGACGCGATCATCGACCGATCCACTCGCGACGAGATCGAGCGGATCGTCTGTGAACGCCTCGCCGAGGCCGAATCCTACGAGTTCGCCTGGATCGGCGATGTCGACTCCGCTTCGCAGACGGTAACCCTGCGAACCGAAGCCGGCGTCGAGGGGTACCTCGACGACGCCACCATCTCGGTCGATCCGGACGACGAGCACAGCGGGGGACCGACGGGAAGAGCACTTCGGACCGGAGAAATCCAGACGACTCACGACATCTGGAACGATCCCAGATACGAGCCCTGGCGGGAGGTAGCCGAAACCTACGGCTTTCGTTCGTCGGCAGCGATCCCGATCGTCAACGGCGGGACCGTCTACGGCGTATTGAACGTCTACGCCGACCGCCCACACGCGTTCGAAGGCGGAGAAGGAACGGTGATTAGCCAGCTAGGAGAGATCGTCGGCCACGCGATCGTCGCCACCGAGCGCAAACAGGCGCTGATGAGCGACGAGATCGTCGAACTCGAGTTTCGCATTCACGATACGTTCGACGACCTCGGGATCGACGTCGGCGACCCAACCGACGTCCACATCACGCTCGATCACACGGTCGCGCTCGAGGACGAAACGTACCTCGTCTACGGCACTGCGGGTCCGAACGACGTCGACACCGTCGAACGGCTCGTCGAGACGATCCCGCACTGGACTGACGTCACGTTCCGGACTGAAGGACGAGAGGTGACGTTCGAGGTCCGACTCTCCAAACCGCCGGTGCTGTCGACGATCGCATCGATCGGCGGCACCGTCGACCGCGCCGTCTTCGAGGACGGCGACTACCGGATGACGCTCCATCTCTCGCCGACGGTAAACGTCAGGCGAGTCATCGACACCGTTCAGTCGACGTATCCCGCAGCCGAGATGGTGATGCGACGTCAGATCACGCGGGAAAACGTCGACGACCGCGTACACCAGGTACTGACGTCCGACCTCACCGACCGACAGCGGGCGACACTCGAGGCCGCCTACCACGCTGGACTGTTCGAGTGGCCGCGGAACGCGACCGGCGAAGAGGTCGCCGACTCGCTCGAAATCGCGTCGCCGACGTTCCATCAGCACCTCCGGAAGGCCCAGGGGAAGGTGTTCGAGTCGCTTCTGGAGCAGTGA
- a CDS encoding DUF7344 domain-containing protein, producing the protein MHDSTDETIRKQNTLSEEEYHRLLASRRRRLTLDVLSGRLDPVDVEDLATAIAARENGRDGADDETVREVALSLHHVHLPAMASANTIEYDSEDGRVVSQTHRLDYEFRIE; encoded by the coding sequence ATGCACGACAGCACCGACGAAACGATCCGAAAACAGAACACCTTGTCCGAAGAAGAGTACCACCGGTTACTCGCTTCGAGACGCCGGAGACTCACGCTCGACGTCCTCTCGGGTCGACTCGATCCGGTCGACGTCGAAGATCTGGCGACCGCAATCGCCGCACGGGAGAACGGCCGCGATGGGGCCGACGACGAGACCGTCCGCGAGGTAGCACTCTCGCTTCATCACGTGCACCTCCCGGCGATGGCGTCGGCAAACACCATCGAGTACGATTCGGAAGACGGACGCGTGGTGTCACAAACGCACCGTCTCGACTACGAGTTCCGAATCGAATAG
- a CDS encoding GNAT family N-acetyltransferase, which produces MAIRPYRAETDADALWELKRAFETELGSGTGGEEKAARYDAKLTDDYRTDYLEWVDRCLDSDERSVQVAVEDGDIAGYVFLLPETQAYIWDAAVLNEIYVREEHRGTGVADDLMDAAIDAARDQDLPLERIVLDVDRKNERAQAFYDRHGFDHWGELVARNL; this is translated from the coding sequence ATGGCCATCAGACCGTATCGGGCTGAGACGGACGCCGACGCCCTGTGGGAACTAAAACGAGCCTTCGAAACCGAACTCGGCTCTGGCACCGGCGGCGAGGAAAAGGCAGCCAGATACGACGCGAAACTCACCGACGACTACCGAACGGACTACCTCGAGTGGGTCGATCGCTGTCTCGACAGCGACGAACGAAGCGTCCAGGTCGCAGTCGAGGACGGCGATATCGCCGGCTACGTCTTCCTCCTGCCGGAGACGCAGGCGTACATCTGGGACGCGGCAGTCCTGAACGAGATATACGTCCGTGAGGAACATCGCGGCACGGGCGTCGCGGACGACCTGATGGACGCCGCCATCGACGCTGCCCGCGACCAGGACCTCCCGCTCGAGCGGATCGTCCTGGACGTCGACCGAAAAAACGAGCGAGCACAGGCGTTCTACGATCGACACGGGTTCGACCACTGGGGCGAACTGGTCGCTCGGAATCTCTGA
- a CDS encoding acetamidase/formamidase family protein translates to MARQTISHEDGAIYEFTPDLEPIETVESGAELTFDTRDSLDGAVQSEDDVIESVPEEVNAATGPVAVEGAEPGDVLRVEIEDVRVTEEHGRVVTIDGFGLLDEYDEIEAPRTRITPVEDGAITFDDLEVPIEPVVGTIGVAPAEESYTTLIPHDHGGNLDTTDVTGGNTIYFPVFQEGAMLAMGDSKAAMADGEMCGTGSEIATDVDVTVEVIDDPDLELERPLLETDDAWKTVASADTLEEACELANLDAIELLAAEHGFDETDAYTFSSLTGGLEISQVVDPLVTVRNAVPKEYLSNPF, encoded by the coding sequence ATGGCTCGCCAGACGATTTCCCACGAGGACGGAGCGATCTACGAGTTCACGCCCGATCTCGAGCCGATCGAGACGGTCGAGTCGGGTGCGGAGTTGACGTTCGACACGCGAGACAGTCTGGACGGCGCGGTCCAGTCCGAAGACGACGTCATCGAGTCGGTCCCCGAGGAGGTAAACGCCGCGACGGGACCGGTCGCCGTCGAGGGTGCCGAACCGGGCGACGTCCTGCGCGTCGAGATCGAAGACGTTCGAGTGACGGAAGAACACGGCCGAGTGGTCACCATCGACGGCTTCGGCCTGCTCGACGAGTACGACGAGATCGAGGCTCCGCGAACGCGGATCACCCCGGTCGAGGACGGGGCGATCACGTTCGACGACCTCGAGGTGCCGATCGAACCCGTCGTCGGAACGATCGGCGTCGCCCCCGCAGAGGAGTCGTACACGACGCTGATTCCCCACGATCACGGCGGCAACCTCGATACGACCGACGTCACCGGCGGGAACACGATCTACTTCCCCGTCTTCCAGGAGGGCGCGATGCTCGCGATGGGCGACTCCAAGGCTGCCATGGCCGACGGCGAGATGTGCGGGACGGGATCGGAGATCGCGACCGACGTCGACGTCACCGTCGAAGTGATCGACGACCCCGACCTCGAACTGGAGCGGCCGCTTCTCGAGACCGACGACGCCTGGAAGACGGTCGCGAGCGCCGACACGCTCGAGGAAGCCTGCGAACTCGCGAATCTGGACGCGATCGAACTGCTCGCCGCGGAGCACGGGTTCGACGAAACCGACGCCTACACGTTCTCGAGTCTGACCGGTGGACTCGAGATCAGTCAGGTAGTCGACCCGCTGGTGACGGTTCGCAACGCCGTTCCGAAGGAGTATCTCTCGAACCCGTTCTGA
- a CDS encoding Nif3-like dinuclear metal center hexameric protein: MELTELVDRLDDELRTDDYADLDASANGLQVGPDETEVEHVAFAVDGVDATFERAIDVGADALVVHHGLSWGGFDRVTGRTYDRLEPLFENDLALYVSHLPLDGHQELGNAAGVADVLDLENRTPFGELGPEYIGQRGTAADAYSPDELRKRLEDSLETGGQPVQSLEFGPEEIDEVAIVTGSGTDWLDEAVDAGADALVTGEGKGKAYHEAREAGIHVFLAGHYATETFGVRSLQELVEEWGLETSYFDVPTGL; this comes from the coding sequence ATGGAACTGACGGAACTCGTCGACCGACTCGACGACGAACTGCGAACCGACGACTACGCTGACCTCGACGCGAGCGCGAACGGCCTCCAGGTCGGCCCCGACGAGACGGAGGTCGAACACGTCGCATTCGCCGTCGACGGCGTCGACGCGACGTTCGAACGGGCAATCGATGTCGGTGCCGACGCCCTCGTCGTCCACCACGGTCTCTCGTGGGGCGGCTTCGACCGCGTCACCGGCCGAACCTACGACCGCCTCGAGCCACTTTTCGAGAACGACCTCGCGCTGTACGTCTCGCACCTCCCTCTGGACGGCCACCAGGAACTGGGCAACGCCGCGGGCGTCGCCGACGTTCTCGACCTCGAGAACCGGACCCCCTTCGGCGAACTCGGCCCCGAGTACATCGGCCAGCGTGGGACGGCAGCCGACGCGTACTCGCCAGACGAACTCCGCAAACGCCTCGAGGATTCGCTCGAGACCGGCGGCCAGCCGGTCCAGTCGCTCGAGTTCGGTCCCGAAGAGATCGACGAGGTCGCGATCGTCACCGGCAGTGGCACCGACTGGCTCGACGAAGCCGTCGACGCGGGCGCTGACGCGCTGGTAACCGGTGAAGGAAAGGGGAAGGCCTATCACGAGGCTCGAGAGGCCGGTATCCACGTCTTCCTGGCGGGCCACTACGCGACGGAGACGTTCGGCGTGCGCTCGCTACAGGAACTGGTCGAGGAGTGGGGGCTCGAGACGAGTTACTTCGACGTTCCGACCGGGTTGTGA
- a CDS encoding methyl-accepting chemotaxis protein: MGVESIVPERIRRRYSAKIAAALGCVVLVTLAFGVLFGVYVQSGSEAEAVDRATAAVTGLLVVFFMNLGLFGIVIGGNTALALHQLGSRAERIGDGEFDVDLETGRIDEVGQLYDSVAEMRDSLETNLEELEAEQKRAQQAQEEAEQRADELEEERQRVQEARREVEEKNERLVAEAERFSEVMDACADGELDRRLDPQIEDEALEAIASSFNEMLDRIGELIAEVQTSARTVEDVATDLQSSSQQIRSASEDVAESVQEIADGAAEQTDDLDDAASEVSDLSAATEEVAATTTEIADQSEEVAELANEGQEMASEAATNIDSLADTTEMVVETAEELERETEQIGEIISLIDDIADQTNLLALNASIEAATAQGDGDGFNVVANEIKSLAEETMDAVDDIEETLESIRKRTSTTAEEIATVDEEMKSTATLVDDLETRQETISQGIDQVDGSIQEITSTADDQATAAEELATLVDTVAEVSTETSSEAEQAAAAAEETTATIDEVSATATDLEADAQNLRELIGSFTIDQQATTATSSATPAGGD, translated from the coding sequence ATGGGGGTAGAGTCGATCGTACCGGAACGAATCCGTCGTCGGTACAGTGCGAAAATTGCCGCGGCGCTCGGGTGTGTCGTCCTCGTTACGCTCGCCTTTGGCGTGCTGTTCGGGGTCTACGTCCAGTCGGGATCGGAGGCCGAGGCCGTCGACCGGGCGACCGCAGCAGTGACCGGATTGCTGGTCGTCTTCTTCATGAACCTGGGGCTGTTCGGGATCGTGATCGGCGGAAACACCGCTCTCGCGCTTCACCAGCTCGGTAGCCGCGCCGAGCGGATCGGTGACGGAGAGTTCGACGTCGACCTCGAGACGGGGCGTATTGACGAGGTCGGGCAGCTATACGATTCGGTCGCGGAGATGCGTGATTCGCTGGAGACGAACCTCGAGGAACTCGAGGCCGAACAGAAACGTGCTCAGCAGGCCCAGGAGGAGGCCGAACAGCGAGCTGACGAACTCGAGGAAGAGCGCCAGCGCGTTCAGGAGGCCCGTCGGGAGGTCGAGGAGAAAAACGAGCGCCTGGTCGCGGAGGCCGAACGGTTCTCCGAAGTGATGGACGCCTGTGCCGACGGCGAACTCGACCGGCGACTCGATCCACAGATCGAGGACGAGGCGCTCGAGGCGATTGCCAGCTCGTTCAACGAGATGCTCGACCGGATCGGCGAACTCATCGCGGAAGTCCAGACGTCGGCCCGGACCGTCGAGGACGTGGCCACGGACCTGCAGAGTTCGAGTCAGCAGATCCGATCCGCGAGCGAGGACGTCGCCGAATCGGTCCAGGAGATCGCCGACGGAGCAGCCGAACAGACGGACGACCTCGACGACGCGGCAAGCGAGGTCAGCGATCTCTCGGCGGCGACCGAGGAGGTCGCGGCCACGACCACGGAGATCGCAGACCAGTCCGAGGAGGTCGCCGAACTCGCCAACGAAGGCCAGGAGATGGCATCGGAGGCGGCGACGAACATCGACTCGCTGGCCGACACTACCGAGATGGTAGTCGAAACGGCCGAAGAACTCGAGCGGGAGACCGAACAGATCGGCGAGATCATCTCGCTGATCGACGACATTGCCGACCAGACGAACCTGCTCGCGCTGAACGCCTCGATCGAGGCGGCGACGGCACAGGGAGACGGCGACGGCTTCAACGTGGTCGCAAACGAGATCAAGTCCCTCGCGGAGGAGACGATGGACGCCGTCGACGACATCGAGGAGACCCTCGAGTCGATCCGCAAGCGGACGTCGACGACGGCCGAGGAAATCGCGACGGTCGACGAGGAGATGAAATCCACTGCGACGCTCGTCGACGACCTCGAGACCCGCCAGGAGACGATCTCTCAGGGAATCGACCAGGTCGACGGGAGCATCCAGGAGATCACGTCGACGGCCGACGACCAGGCGACCGCTGCCGAGGAACTGGCGACGCTCGTCGACACGGTCGCCGAGGTCTCGACGGAGACGAGTTCCGAAGCCGAGCAAGCCGCTGCTGCGGCCGAGGAGACGACCGCGACGATCGACGAGGTGTCGGCGACTGCGACCGACCTCGAGGCCGACGCTCAGAACCTGCGTGAACTGATCGGTTCGTTCACCATAGATCAGCAAGCCACTACTGCGACGTCGTCGGCGACTCCTGCTGGAGGAGACTGA
- a CDS encoding bacteriorhodopsin — protein sequence MFAPSTVYLWAAAGLGVATLAFLVVARRLPDTSRQFGYAAVGAVAVMTASNVVMAGLEAGGYGTDFVRFVGYTGLWTVICSVIVAVAGVDRRLTGALFAIVLSRLWITYGSWQVEGTLGAVLALVPFALLLIGIYLLFGPFMRAVSTVEEERRLLYTKLRNLVVLGWIALVLTGILSESMDLTTDFVGQFASIYVEVVLVIGFAGIVVRSGHALEKTAASTSLNPFEDDRTGDPRPESVAAD from the coding sequence GTGTTCGCTCCGTCTACCGTCTACCTGTGGGCAGCGGCCGGTCTCGGCGTGGCTACGCTCGCGTTTCTGGTCGTTGCCCGCCGTCTTCCGGACACCAGCCGTCAGTTCGGCTACGCTGCCGTCGGCGCCGTTGCCGTAATGACGGCCTCGAACGTGGTGATGGCCGGTCTCGAGGCGGGCGGATACGGGACCGATTTCGTCAGGTTCGTCGGGTACACGGGGCTTTGGACCGTTATCTGCTCCGTCATCGTGGCCGTCGCCGGCGTCGATCGCCGGCTGACGGGTGCGCTGTTTGCGATCGTCCTGTCCCGGCTCTGGATAACCTACGGGAGCTGGCAGGTCGAGGGAACGCTCGGTGCAGTGCTCGCGCTCGTCCCGTTTGCACTGCTGCTGATCGGGATCTACCTGCTGTTCGGGCCGTTCATGCGTGCGGTCTCGACCGTCGAAGAGGAACGGCGTCTGCTCTACACGAAACTGCGGAACCTGGTCGTTCTCGGCTGGATCGCGCTGGTCCTCACCGGCATTCTGTCGGAATCGATGGATCTCACCACCGATTTCGTCGGCCAGTTCGCGTCGATCTACGTCGAAGTCGTACTCGTGATCGGCTTCGCTGGCATCGTCGTCCGGAGCGGCCACGCACTCGAGAAGACCGCCGCATCGACGTCGCTCAACCCGTTCGAGGACGACAGAACGGGCGACCCGCGACCGGAGTCGGTCGCCGCCGACTAG
- a CDS encoding helix-turn-helix transcriptional regulator, whose product MASPLEEIEFLALSANRVDVLELLAEDEYTRSELAHETGASQATLGRILGDFDERSWITRDGSRYRATATGRLVAEGVTDLRTILETEGKLRDVVDYLPTRGLAFDLRHLADATITKPSQTRPNAPVQRLLALLEDADEVRAFSHAFNEQTLQVVRERTTAGEVTFRGVFSRYAIEALTDDSALRRQLRDLLAADETAVRVGRDDVPLAVMIVDDVVYLLVRDDHGVLRASIEIDDPTVRSWANDRFDEYWEDSESLTVDALESMDDG is encoded by the coding sequence ATGGCATCACCACTCGAGGAGATCGAGTTCCTCGCGCTCTCGGCGAACCGTGTCGACGTCCTCGAGTTGCTCGCCGAGGACGAGTACACTCGCTCGGAACTGGCCCACGAAACCGGTGCATCTCAGGCGACGCTCGGACGGATTCTCGGGGACTTCGACGAGCGATCGTGGATCACCCGCGACGGAAGTCGGTACAGGGCGACGGCGACGGGACGACTCGTCGCAGAGGGGGTTACCGATCTCCGGACGATACTCGAAACGGAGGGAAAACTACGGGACGTCGTCGACTACCTTCCGACTCGAGGGCTGGCATTCGACCTCCGTCACCTGGCGGACGCGACGATCACAAAACCCAGTCAGACGCGGCCGAACGCGCCAGTACAGCGATTGCTCGCGTTACTCGAGGACGCCGACGAGGTCCGGGCGTTCTCACACGCGTTCAACGAACAGACCCTGCAGGTCGTTCGGGAACGGACGACAGCAGGGGAGGTGACCTTCCGGGGCGTCTTCTCTCGGTACGCGATCGAGGCGCTCACCGACGACTCGGCGTTGCGACGCCAGTTGCGTGATCTGCTCGCCGCGGACGAGACGGCTGTCCGAGTCGGGCGCGACGACGTTCCGCTCGCAGTCATGATCGTCGACGACGTGGTCTATCTGCTCGTTCGCGACGACCACGGCGTCTTGCGGGCGTCGATCGAGATCGACGATCCGACGGTTCGATCGTGGGCGAACGATCGGTTCGACGAATACTGGGAGGACAGCGAGTCACTCACGGTCGACGCGCTCGAGTCGATGGACGACGGCTAG
- a CDS encoding DMT family transporter: MMDRRSAIFFALSSLFFGGTFVAAKAGLEYFPPLLFVALRFDVAAVLLLGYVLVTSSRAELLPTTRGDLLGIAATGILVIGLANALLFVGQQYATSAVGAIVFSLNPILTPVFAAVLLSNERVSARGAVGMGLGLVGVAFVVSPDPAALFAGDALGRAILFAGAVSAAVGAVFIRRAQPTLSSTVRIAWGLPLAAALSHGLSWSAGESFGSIVWTLEALVALAYVSVFAGVFAYIAYFALLDETGPIRANLVFYVVPAVSTVGGWALLGESIAPLAILGFLTIFAGFAVLGSESIDVRSLAPTSVHRSSDGSTAVADEPRGYRSD; encoded by the coding sequence GTGATGGACCGCCGCTCCGCGATCTTTTTCGCCCTCTCGAGTCTCTTCTTCGGTGGGACGTTCGTCGCGGCGAAGGCCGGACTCGAGTACTTCCCGCCGTTGCTGTTCGTTGCGCTGCGGTTCGACGTCGCGGCGGTACTCCTGCTCGGGTACGTCCTCGTTACGTCCTCCAGGGCGGAACTGCTCCCGACGACGCGTGGCGATCTCCTGGGAATCGCCGCGACCGGTATCCTCGTGATCGGACTGGCGAATGCCCTCCTGTTCGTCGGCCAGCAGTACGCCACGAGCGCGGTCGGAGCGATCGTCTTCAGTCTCAACCCGATCCTGACGCCGGTGTTTGCGGCCGTGTTGCTCTCGAACGAACGCGTTTCGGCCCGCGGCGCCGTCGGAATGGGACTCGGACTCGTCGGCGTCGCGTTCGTCGTCAGCCCCGATCCCGCGGCACTGTTCGCCGGCGACGCTCTCGGCAGGGCAATCCTGTTCGCGGGCGCGGTCAGCGCGGCCGTCGGTGCCGTCTTCATCCGCCGTGCCCAACCGACTCTCTCGAGTACGGTCAGGATCGCGTGGGGACTCCCCCTCGCGGCCGCCCTCTCTCACGGCCTCTCGTGGTCCGCTGGTGAGTCGTTCGGATCGATCGTCTGGACGCTCGAGGCGCTCGTCGCGCTGGCGTACGTCAGCGTCTTCGCTGGCGTGTTCGCGTACATCGCCTACTTCGCCTTGCTCGACGAGACCGGTCCGATCCGTGCGAATCTCGTCTTCTACGTCGTCCCCGCCGTCTCGACGGTCGGTGGCTGGGCGCTTCTCGGGGAGTCGATCGCGCCGCTGGCGATTCTGGGCTTCCTGACCATCTTCGCCGGGTTCGCCGTTCTGGGAAGCGAGTCGATCGACGTCCGCTCGCTGGCGCCGACGTCCGTCCACCGCTCGAGCGACGGATCGACGGCAGTCGCCGACGAACCCCGTGGATACCGCTCGGACTGA
- the rdfA gene encoding rod-determining factor RdfA has translation MSERTSEEGRSATCGCKVGRIAHQHGLSKLDDELVRYWTDRTDERYSTRELAEHVNQQVLAAALDDAGLQYKDGEVENTYRLLTDDDVSSGTRVQTRKELEREGVPVEDVESDFVSHQSVYNHLTDCLEAELETPSDEERLERSRDKLGALRNRTAAVTEDTIAQLARSDVLDVGEFNVVVNVTITCEECKTQYTSRDLLEQGGCDCRTE, from the coding sequence GTGAGTGAACGAACCAGCGAGGAAGGGAGAAGTGCAACGTGTGGCTGCAAGGTCGGTCGGATCGCCCATCAGCACGGCCTCTCGAAACTGGACGACGAACTCGTCCGGTACTGGACCGACAGAACCGACGAGCGCTACAGCACTCGAGAGCTCGCGGAACACGTAAACCAGCAGGTTCTCGCGGCGGCGCTCGACGACGCCGGACTGCAGTATAAAGACGGCGAGGTCGAGAACACCTACCGGCTGCTGACCGACGACGACGTCAGCAGCGGGACGCGCGTCCAGACGCGCAAGGAACTCGAGCGCGAGGGCGTCCCCGTCGAGGACGTCGAGAGCGACTTCGTCTCCCACCAGAGCGTCTACAACCATCTCACAGACTGCCTCGAGGCCGAACTCGAGACGCCCAGCGACGAGGAACGACTCGAGCGAAGCAGGGACAAACTCGGCGCGCTCCGGAACCGGACCGCTGCAGTCACCGAGGATACGATCGCCCAACTCGCACGCAGCGACGTCCTCGACGTCGGCGAGTTCAACGTCGTCGTCAACGTCACGATCACCTGTGAGGAGTGCAAGACCCAGTATACGAGTAGAGATCTCCTCGAGCAGGGTGGCTGTGACTGTCGGACGGAGTAA